Proteins found in one Bordetella genomosp. 9 genomic segment:
- a CDS encoding ABC transporter substrate-binding protein has translation MKTTRRDFFSMCGSAGALASLPSFAWAQETPKKGGNVRFAVQNGSVSDTLDPAKGAHSGDWTKQFCIFNALTEFNDSLIPDLALAERLESTDGVRWHVTIRKGVQFHDGAELSADDVVYSLVRHKDPAAASRGFSIAKDFADVKANGKYEVSITLVRPNFDFPSVLGASYFLVVKNGATDFAKPVGTGPFMVDTFTPGRGFSGKRNPNYWKPGLPHLDTVEIVSVPDNAARVNAVLAGDIDICSLVTHGYADQVKRSNTTDLVVNKLGLYTDLILRQDNPIASNPDFVAAVRYMQDRKRMVDYVMRGYGLIGNDHPVAPWDPYYLEGLPQRPFDLDKAKYHMKKSGVAGQSLEVICQPGIASSVEGAQFLQGFGAAVGFNFKVKQVPTDGYWSTYWGKFPITYGSINNRPNVGMIFELFYTSTSPLNEAKWIDPKMDQLLDAARAQGDFQKRKAIYGDMQTLAHESSGTVIPVFDMILDGVSKKVRGYKPNPSGMSMGYRFAEAVWRA, from the coding sequence ATGAAGACCACCAGAAGGGACTTTTTTTCGATGTGCGGCTCGGCCGGTGCGCTTGCCAGCCTGCCGTCGTTCGCATGGGCCCAGGAAACTCCCAAGAAGGGCGGCAACGTGCGGTTCGCTGTGCAGAACGGCTCCGTATCCGACACCCTGGATCCGGCCAAGGGCGCGCATTCCGGGGACTGGACCAAGCAGTTCTGCATCTTCAATGCACTGACCGAGTTCAATGATTCCTTGATTCCGGACCTGGCGCTTGCCGAACGACTGGAAAGCACCGACGGCGTACGTTGGCATGTGACGATCAGGAAGGGAGTCCAGTTCCATGATGGCGCCGAGTTGTCCGCCGATGACGTGGTGTATTCGCTGGTACGCCACAAGGACCCCGCGGCGGCGTCGAGAGGCTTCTCGATCGCCAAGGATTTCGCCGACGTCAAGGCGAACGGCAAGTATGAGGTTTCGATCACGCTCGTGCGCCCGAACTTCGATTTCCCTTCCGTGTTGGGCGCCAGTTATTTTCTTGTCGTCAAGAACGGCGCTACCGATTTCGCCAAACCGGTCGGGACGGGGCCATTCATGGTGGACACGTTCACGCCGGGGCGGGGATTCTCCGGCAAACGGAACCCCAATTATTGGAAGCCCGGATTGCCGCATCTGGATACTGTGGAAATCGTCAGCGTCCCGGACAACGCCGCGCGGGTCAATGCGGTGCTGGCGGGCGACATCGATATCTGCTCCCTGGTCACCCATGGCTATGCCGATCAGGTGAAGCGCAGCAATACTACGGATCTGGTGGTGAACAAGCTGGGGCTTTACACCGACTTGATCCTGCGGCAGGACAACCCGATCGCCAGCAACCCGGACTTCGTCGCGGCGGTGCGCTATATGCAGGATCGCAAGCGCATGGTCGACTACGTGATGCGCGGCTATGGCCTGATCGGCAACGATCACCCGGTGGCGCCGTGGGACCCGTATTACCTGGAAGGTTTGCCGCAACGCCCGTTCGACCTGGACAAGGCCAAGTACCACATGAAGAAAAGCGGTGTGGCTGGCCAGTCCCTGGAAGTGATCTGCCAGCCAGGCATCGCCAGCTCAGTCGAGGGTGCGCAGTTCCTGCAAGGCTTCGGCGCGGCGGTGGGTTTCAACTTCAAGGTCAAGCAGGTGCCGACCGACGGGTACTGGTCGACATATTGGGGCAAGTTCCCCATCACTTATGGTTCGATCAACAACCGTCCGAACGTCGGCATGATCTTCGAGCTGTTCTACACCTCGACGTCGCCCCTGAACGAAGCGAAGTGGATCGATCCAAAGATGGATCAGCTGCTGGATGCGGCGCGCGCGCAGGGGGATTTCCAGAAGCGCAAGGCGATCTATGGGGACATGCAGACTCTCGCCCATGAAAGCTCGGGGACGGTCATTCCGGTTTTCGACATGATCCTGGACGGCGTGTCGAAGAAGGTGCGCGGCTATAAGCCCAACCCCTCCGGCATGAGTATGGGATATCGCTTCGCCGAGGCGGTCTGGCGGGCATAA
- a CDS encoding ABC transporter ATP-binding protein: MTQDLVSVQNLRVVAHATASSDTTIVDDVSFKVGKGEVLALIGESGSGKTTIALALLGYARGNCRIAGGSVVVGEVDMARAPEGRLRRLRGNKVAYVAQSAAASFNPSLSIMDQVTESVRVQGIMRPNAARRKAVNLFRSLALPSPETIGDRYPHQVSGGQLQRLMAAMALMSDPELVIFDEPTTALDVTTQIEVLLAFKKVIKQHHIGAVYVSHDLAVVAQVADRAIVLRNGRVQETGGLDQIIEAPVHPYTRSLMAAAAPVERLNDADAHAIAQQPLLLEVKDLTAGYGRRNRDGMPAVPILHGVDMTVRRGSTMGVIGESGSGKSTLAYVVAGLLAPAGGSVHFDGQPIAASVTQRGADLHRRIQLVFQNADKVLNPAHDVATILSRPLLLFKRCARNEVSRRISELLDMVKLPADIARRRPGELSGGQKQRINLARALAAEPDLIVCDEVTSALDTVVAAAILDLLVELRRALNMTYLFISHDISTVATTCDDVTVLYKGRKVDSCKRTELYGQGRHPYTSLLVESVPELRRGWLEDSCARIDEQRSALQAAT, from the coding sequence ATGACACAGGATCTGGTTTCGGTTCAAAACCTGCGGGTCGTTGCGCACGCCACGGCGTCGAGCGACACCACGATCGTCGACGATGTCAGCTTCAAGGTCGGCAAAGGCGAAGTGCTGGCGCTGATCGGCGAATCTGGTTCCGGGAAGACCACCATCGCGCTGGCCCTGCTCGGATACGCCCGCGGAAACTGCCGCATCGCGGGCGGCAGCGTCGTCGTCGGCGAGGTCGATATGGCCCGGGCGCCCGAAGGCCGGCTGCGCCGCCTGCGCGGCAACAAGGTCGCTTACGTGGCCCAGAGCGCCGCGGCTTCGTTCAATCCGTCGCTCAGCATCATGGACCAGGTGACGGAAAGCGTGCGCGTCCAGGGCATCATGCGGCCCAATGCGGCCCGGCGCAAGGCGGTGAACCTTTTTAGATCATTGGCGCTGCCTTCGCCCGAAACCATAGGCGATCGGTATCCGCACCAGGTATCGGGCGGGCAGTTGCAACGGCTGATGGCCGCGATGGCGCTGATGTCGGATCCCGAGCTGGTAATTTTCGACGAGCCGACCACGGCGCTGGACGTCACGACACAGATAGAGGTCCTGCTGGCGTTCAAGAAGGTCATAAAACAGCATCACATCGGGGCAGTGTATGTTTCGCACGACCTGGCCGTCGTCGCGCAGGTAGCCGACCGCGCCATCGTTCTGCGCAATGGCCGCGTGCAGGAGACTGGCGGACTGGACCAGATCATCGAGGCGCCCGTCCACCCTTATACGCGCAGTCTCATGGCCGCGGCCGCGCCGGTCGAGCGCTTGAACGATGCCGACGCGCACGCGATCGCCCAACAACCCCTGCTGCTTGAGGTCAAGGATCTGACAGCCGGCTACGGTCGCCGCAACCGCGACGGCATGCCGGCCGTCCCCATACTGCACGGTGTGGACATGACCGTACGCCGGGGCTCGACCATGGGTGTCATCGGCGAATCGGGTTCGGGCAAATCCACACTTGCCTACGTCGTCGCCGGCCTGCTGGCGCCCGCCGGCGGTTCGGTGCATTTCGATGGGCAACCGATCGCGGCCAGCGTGACGCAACGCGGCGCCGACCTGCACCGGCGCATCCAACTGGTTTTCCAGAACGCGGACAAGGTTCTGAACCCCGCCCATGACGTCGCCACCATCCTTTCACGCCCGCTGCTGCTCTTCAAGCGCTGCGCCAGGAACGAGGTTTCGCGCCGCATATCCGAGCTGCTCGACATGGTGAAATTGCCGGCGGACATCGCGCGCAGGCGGCCGGGCGAACTTTCGGGAGGCCAGAAACAGCGCATCAACCTGGCCCGGGCCCTGGCTGCGGAACCCGACCTCATCGTCTGCGACGAGGTGACCTCCGCATTGGATACCGTCGTGGCGGCCGCCATCCTGGATCTATTGGTGGAGCTGCGGCGCGCCTTGAACATGACGTACCTGTTCATCAGCCACGACATATCGACCGTGGCCACGACGTGCGACGACGTCACGGTACTCTACAAGGGCCGCAAGGTGGACAGCTGCAAGCGGACGGAGCTGTACGGCCAGGGACGTCACCCGTATACCAGCCTGCTGGTGGAATCCGTACCTGAACTAAGGCGCGGCTGGCTGGAGGACTCCTGCGCCCGAATCGACGAGCAGCGGTCCGCACTGCAGGCCGCGACCTGA
- a CDS encoding hydantoinase B/oxoprolinase family protein, which yields MSFDKSTLQIFANYCVAAAESMAYTLVRTAHSAFIKETEDFSCTLMTPQGLTFASPKTLGATWYPGLDFSSVIEMAGPYEPGDVGMTNDAYSGYVATHTPDIMMWKPVFHEGEIVCYVGGHVHNTDMGGAVPASLSRTLTEIHQEGIRFIPSKIVRGGVLNEELMRTMEVNVRSPEQNRGDLNAQISMLMTGERRVLEIIERFGAAAFKEGIQALLDYSEEQARVLVSDIPDGEYRFSEFADEDSVNGKPLRVALCLRVRGSELEFDFTGSDPQLNSSLNMPTGGKERHVLALVGLNYVLYTLNPGIMLNAGMIRVARCVLPEGTVVNPLPPAAVGMRSLTCKLVQYATIGAFSLALPDRMPASPAGGMSIMNVRTTSSSGHNVIAAIGPVGGGAGGALDGDGSEASGAIVAFLRNTPVEINEAEVPIRITRYGLVPGSAGVGKFRGGLGTAMEFKVFAPNSIVTARNRDKSRFASWGVLGGKAGSVSRFLRNPGTAREENLGVNDLIHCQPGDVIRLEGCGGGGYGPALERDPESVAHDVRCGYVSVESARNDYFVVVRDGAVDVPATGRLRAAQGKTPATEARHFDYGPGRDEFERSWTEERYGALTSVLADVPPNWRHFLKIRIFDALEARERQGTVPQGPAVIAEIFGELKEQYPQLQPANA from the coding sequence ATGAGTTTCGACAAATCCACGCTGCAAATCTTCGCCAACTATTGCGTGGCCGCAGCGGAAAGCATGGCGTACACGCTGGTCCGGACCGCACACTCCGCGTTCATCAAGGAAACCGAGGACTTCTCCTGCACGCTGATGACGCCCCAGGGCCTGACCTTCGCGTCGCCCAAGACGCTGGGCGCGACCTGGTATCCCGGCCTGGACTTCAGCTCCGTTATCGAGATGGCCGGCCCGTACGAACCGGGCGACGTCGGCATGACCAACGACGCCTACAGTGGCTATGTCGCCACCCATACGCCCGACATCATGATGTGGAAGCCGGTCTTTCACGAAGGCGAGATCGTCTGCTATGTGGGCGGCCACGTACATAACACCGACATGGGCGGCGCGGTCCCGGCATCCCTGTCCCGAACCTTGACGGAAATCCACCAGGAAGGCATCCGCTTCATCCCATCCAAGATCGTGCGTGGCGGCGTACTGAACGAAGAACTGATGAGGACCATGGAGGTCAATGTACGGTCGCCGGAACAGAACCGAGGCGACCTGAACGCGCAGATATCCATGCTCATGACCGGCGAAAGACGTGTCCTGGAGATCATCGAACGGTTCGGCGCCGCGGCGTTCAAGGAGGGCATCCAGGCACTGCTGGACTACTCCGAGGAACAGGCTCGCGTACTGGTGTCGGATATTCCGGACGGTGAATACCGCTTTTCGGAGTTCGCCGACGAAGATTCTGTCAACGGCAAGCCCTTGCGCGTCGCGCTGTGCCTGCGCGTACGCGGATCGGAGCTGGAATTCGACTTCACCGGCAGCGATCCGCAACTGAATTCGTCCTTGAACATGCCGACGGGTGGCAAGGAAAGACACGTGCTTGCCCTGGTCGGCCTGAACTACGTGCTCTACACCCTGAACCCCGGCATCATGCTGAACGCCGGCATGATCCGCGTGGCGCGCTGCGTGCTGCCGGAAGGCACGGTGGTCAACCCGTTGCCGCCCGCCGCGGTGGGCATGCGCAGTCTCACATGCAAACTGGTGCAATACGCGACCATCGGCGCGTTCTCGCTTGCCCTGCCCGACCGCATGCCGGCGTCGCCGGCGGGCGGCATGAGCATCATGAACGTGCGCACAACCTCGAGCAGCGGCCACAACGTCATCGCAGCGATCGGTCCCGTGGGCGGAGGCGCCGGCGGCGCGCTCGACGGCGACGGCTCGGAAGCATCGGGCGCCATCGTGGCGTTCCTGCGCAACACTCCCGTCGAGATCAACGAAGCCGAAGTGCCGATACGGATCACGCGCTATGGCCTGGTGCCGGGCAGCGCGGGCGTCGGCAAGTTCCGCGGCGGCCTGGGCACCGCGATGGAGTTCAAGGTCTTCGCGCCCAACTCCATCGTGACCGCGCGCAACCGCGACAAGTCGCGCTTCGCGTCCTGGGGAGTGCTGGGGGGCAAAGCCGGTTCGGTGTCCAGGTTCCTGCGCAATCCTGGCACGGCGCGGGAAGAGAATCTGGGCGTCAACGATCTGATCCATTGCCAGCCGGGCGACGTGATCCGCCTGGAAGGATGCGGCGGCGGCGGCTACGGTCCCGCGCTCGAACGCGATCCGGAGAGCGTCGCGCACGACGTCCGCTGCGGATACGTGTCGGTCGAGTCTGCAAGGAACGACTATTTCGTCGTTGTGCGCGATGGTGCGGTGGACGTCCCGGCGACCGGTCGCCTGCGGGCCGCGCAGGGGAAGACGCCCGCCACCGAGGCCAGGCACTTCGACTACGGCCCGGGGCGGGACGAATTCGAACGTTCCTGGACGGAGGAACGCTATGGCGCACTGACGTCGGTGCTTGCCGACGTCCCCCCGAACTGGCGGCATTTCCTGAAGATCAGGATTTTCGATGCGCTGGAAGCCCGGGAACGACAGGGCACGGTCCCGCAGGGTCCCGCGGTGATCGCGGAGATCTTCGGCGAATTGAAAGAGCAATATCCGCAACTGCAGCCCGCTAATGCATAG
- a CDS encoding hydantoinase/oxoprolinase family protein, translating into MGLRIGVDIGGSFADFAVLDDETRTIRTLKVFSRPDEPGSEVLAGMAKLGERYGIDPKDVAYFTHGTTVGVNAVVQRRGLKLGLITTRNFEDVLDIARLKIPDMYHLTSKRPAPLITRDRVFGVIERLAADGTEETPVDEASVLAAASAAKAAGCEGIVISLLHSYRNPVHEKQVRQLVEAALPGMFVSCSHEVWPIIREYERTLTAVIGGYVQPRVANYLTKLQGALAQAGVGVDLKVTKSNGGVMSAEYGKSNCVQMILSGTASGVIGAAYVAQQCGVKRCMSLDIGGTTADMALIIDGEPQYATGEYIGDFQIHIPSVSVSSVGDGGGSIAWVDRFGVLKVGPDSAGSNPGPVCYGRGGTQPTITDAFAALGIIGGAELGYNAVKVDVRAARDAIAPLARKLGKNLGETAEAIVNVSVSSMYAGVSRIVSRFGIDPREFTLMPFGGAGPMMACYLARALNVGKMLVPTTPGVLSALGGLIADLKNDFVKTTYYDLTPQTLQALERERALLDAQARDWLASEGGDTGKAAIAISADMRYRGQSFEIDTPLDSAWIRDGDMASIAAAFHAEHRRLYGHSDADAALQIVALRLVITSRTPKPSLREVERAAGMPQPIKHMTVWMDGENRNLPLYRRTDLLRGHRLEGPAVIAQDDCTTTVLPGYIVDVDAYGNLEIQARGSEEH; encoded by the coding sequence ATGGGATTGAGAATCGGGGTCGACATCGGTGGCTCTTTTGCCGACTTCGCCGTCCTGGACGACGAAACGCGAACGATCCGCACGTTGAAAGTCTTCTCGCGTCCGGATGAGCCTGGGAGCGAAGTGCTGGCCGGCATGGCCAAGCTCGGCGAGCGCTACGGCATCGACCCGAAAGACGTCGCTTACTTCACGCATGGCACGACCGTCGGCGTCAATGCGGTGGTGCAACGGCGGGGGCTCAAGCTCGGCCTCATCACGACGCGCAATTTCGAAGACGTCCTGGATATTGCCCGGCTGAAGATTCCGGACATGTATCACCTGACCTCCAAACGCCCTGCTCCCTTGATCACGCGGGACCGCGTATTCGGCGTCATCGAGCGCCTTGCCGCAGACGGCACGGAAGAGACGCCCGTCGACGAGGCGAGCGTGCTGGCGGCGGCCAGCGCCGCGAAGGCCGCCGGCTGCGAGGGCATCGTGATCTCACTGCTTCATTCTTATCGCAATCCCGTACACGAAAAGCAGGTGCGGCAGCTCGTCGAAGCCGCGCTCCCCGGAATGTTCGTATCCTGCTCGCACGAGGTCTGGCCCATCATCCGCGAGTACGAGCGGACGCTTACCGCCGTCATAGGCGGGTATGTCCAGCCTCGGGTCGCGAACTACCTGACCAAGCTGCAGGGGGCGCTGGCGCAGGCAGGGGTAGGCGTCGACCTCAAGGTCACGAAGTCAAATGGCGGCGTGATGAGCGCCGAGTACGGCAAGAGCAACTGCGTGCAGATGATCCTGTCGGGCACGGCTTCGGGGGTGATCGGGGCCGCCTACGTTGCGCAGCAATGCGGCGTCAAGCGCTGCATGAGCCTTGACATAGGCGGTACGACCGCGGACATGGCCCTGATCATCGACGGTGAACCGCAATACGCCACCGGCGAATACATCGGCGATTTCCAGATCCATATCCCTTCGGTCTCGGTATCGTCGGTTGGCGACGGCGGCGGCTCCATCGCCTGGGTGGACCGCTTCGGCGTGCTGAAGGTCGGGCCCGATAGCGCGGGCTCCAATCCTGGACCCGTGTGCTACGGCCGGGGTGGCACGCAGCCGACCATTACCGACGCCTTCGCGGCGCTCGGCATCATCGGCGGGGCCGAACTCGGCTACAACGCGGTCAAGGTCGACGTCCGGGCCGCGCGCGACGCCATTGCGCCCCTGGCCCGGAAACTCGGCAAGAACCTGGGCGAAACCGCGGAAGCGATCGTGAATGTCTCGGTCTCGAGCATGTATGCCGGCGTCAGCCGCATTGTCTCGCGCTTCGGAATCGACCCCCGCGAGTTCACATTGATGCCCTTCGGGGGCGCCGGCCCGATGATGGCTTGCTATCTGGCGCGCGCCTTGAACGTCGGCAAGATGCTCGTTCCCACCACGCCGGGCGTACTGTCCGCGCTGGGCGGCCTTATCGCGGATCTGAAGAACGACTTCGTCAAGACCACCTACTACGACCTGACGCCCCAGACCCTGCAGGCCTTGGAGCGCGAGCGGGCGCTACTGGACGCCCAGGCGCGCGACTGGCTGGCGTCCGAAGGTGGCGATACAGGCAAGGCAGCCATCGCCATTTCGGCGGACATGCGCTATCGCGGCCAGTCGTTCGAGATCGACACGCCGCTGGATAGCGCATGGATACGAGACGGCGACATGGCCAGCATTGCCGCGGCCTTCCACGCGGAGCACCGCCGCCTGTACGGCCACAGCGATGCCGACGCCGCGCTGCAGATCGTCGCGCTGCGCCTCGTGATCACGTCGCGCACCCCCAAGCCCAGCTTGCGCGAGGTAGAACGCGCCGCGGGGATGCCGCAACCGATCAAGCACATGACGGTATGGATGGATGGCGAGAACCGGAACCTCCCCCTGTATCGCCGTACCGATCTGCTGCGCGGGCATCGTCTGGAAGGCCCCGCCGTCATCGCGCAAGACGACTGCACCACCACGGTCCTGCCGGGCTACATCGTCGACGTGGACGCCTACGGCAACCTGGAAATACAAGCCCGCGGTAGCGAGGAGCACTGA